CTACGTCACAGGTCCAATTCTTCTTGACGATTATCACCTCGTGGAGAAACTTGCCAACTTTGATAGGAAGAGGATTCCATAGAGTGCTGTCCATGCCAGGGGAGCCTGTGCAAAGGGATTTTTTGAGGTCACTCATGACATTTCTCACCTTACCTGTGCCGATTTCCTTCAGGCACCAGGAGTTCAAACACCTGTGACTGTCCGTTTCTCCATCCTCGTCCACGAAAGGGGCGGCTCTGAAACCCTGAGGGACCCCCGGGCTTCTCGTGTGAACTTCTACACAAGAGAGGTGAGGGTCGTTTTGGTAGTAGACATGAATGTGCAGTATGGACGGGCATGAGTATGATGCTCCCTGTGATAAATCCTTTCACGGGTGGCCTAAACTCGACCGATGCATATGGCAGTTCTCTTGTCCACATTGCATATATTTGTTTTGTTGCACTTTGCTATGTGATCTTACCTTTTCTGTTACTGCAGGGTAACTTTGATCTGGTAGGAAACAATTTCCCTATCTTCTTTATCTGCGATGGGATGAAATTCCCGGATATGGTTCGTGCACTTAGACCAAACCCCAAATCCCGCGTCCAGGAGAACTGGAGGATCCTTGACTTTTTCTTCCACCATCCCGAGAGCTTGCACTTGTTCCCCTTCCTCTTTGATGATATAGTGCACAAGATTACAGGCACATGCAGGGCTCTGGAGTACATGCAGGGCTCTGGAGTTAACACCTACATTTTGATCAACAAGGCCAGAAAAGCGCATCATGTGAAGTTTCAATGGAAACCAACTTGCGGGTCAAGAGCTTGCTGGAAGAAGAGGCAATTAGAGTTGGGGAATCCAATCACAGCCATGCAACTCAGGATTTTATGATTCCATTGCTGCTGGAAACTATCCTGAATGGAAACTTTTTGTTCAGATCGTCGATCCTGATCATGAAGACAAATTCGACTTTGGCCCACTTGATGGGGCTAAGACCTGGCCCGAGGACATATTGCCCCTAATGCCAGTTGGCCGCTTGGTCTTGAATAGGAACATAGATAACTTCTTTGCTGAGAATGAACAGCTTGCATTTTGCCCTTCAATTGTAGTTCCCGGCATCTACGATTCGGATGATAAGCTGCTCCAAACTCGTATCATCTCATATTCTGATACTCGGAGGCACCGTCTTGgaccaaaatatcatcaactcCCAGCCGCCCCCGCCCACACCCCCCCCCCCAATACTCGTAAATGCGCTCATCACAACAACCACCCTGAAGGTTTCGCGAATTTCATGCATAGGGATGAAGAGGTAAGAATCGTCTTAGAATACTTCAGCAGCGATGCTCTGGGCAGCATCTCTTGTGGATTTTTTGTTGATGTAACTAGACATCGTGCTTTCCTATAAGCATGTAGGCGTTGTGATGCAATCTGACATGTCAATTGCGGATCCTAAAGTGGCAGTGCGAATGTCCCCCCTCCTTTTGAGGAAGATAACTTTCTTAATTTTGTAAATGCACTATGTACCTGAAACATACGTACATGTTTACATATGTAGGAAATGCCTGTCTGCTATTATGTAAAATGATTATCTGTTGAGCAAATGCTTAATTTCCCTGTTGCAGATAAACTATTTTCCATCAAGGTATGATCCCGTTTGTCATGGAGAGAGGTATCCCATTCCACCTGCTATGCTGACTGGAAAGCATGAAAAGGTGTGTTTTTAGTTAGGATCTCTTTTACGTAAACAGAGATTGATTGTCTTGAGGTGCTTTCATGGCGATGTCCATGGGATAGACTCAGCTTGTCCTAGATGATCAATTGAATTGCAGTGATTAGTGCGACTGATGTATGTGTTTGGACTTTGTTTACTTTTGTTGCTCCAAACAGACCATCATTGAGAAAGAGAACAACTTCAAGCAGCTCGGAGAGAGATGCCGATCATAGACAGGTATTCTTCAGTTGCGCATTTCCTGAAAATAGTTTGATGGTCTCATGTTTCTCAATCGTCTGTctctgttttcatttttcaggtAAGAGAGGTTCATCTGCCGATAGATCGATGCTTTATCTAACCCACGTGTGACTCATGAGATCCGCAACCTCTGGATTTCATACTGGTCTCAGGTGAGATAGCCATTTACTTCTTGTCTAGTGCTGATGGGGTTGGAGTGAAAAATGTAGTACTCAAAATGCAGAAATGTGGGATTCAGTTGTCGCTTACTTTGTGAAATATATTTCCACGCAGATGTGATAATGAACTCATTTGTGATTACTGCAAGTGCAACAGGCGGACAAATCTTCAGGTCAGAAATTAGCATCTCGGCTCAATGTGCAACCAAGCATTTAAGGACCGTATAGAGCTGGATGTTTTGGGGTGGAGCGAGCACAAAACGATGTCTGAGCTATAAACTCTGTTCcaattcttatttttgttgCGGTATATTGAACTTGCCTTGCAATACAAACTCTACGGCAACATGATATTCCTGATTTAGTAAATGTGAATTGCATGTGCCGATCTTACTCCTTTGTGTTTACCACTTTCTCCTCGAGTCTCATTCAGATGGAATATCAAGTGAGCAGATTGTACTGCCGGTaatatcatcatgcatttgATTACGGGTTGTAAAATCAACCGCCTCACTTCTCTCAAGAGCATCAGTGGAAGTTTGTTGTGTAATGCACCTTCCGCTATGTCAGACGAGAAGTTAGCATTAAGAGTTAATTTACCTACTTTCTTTTGACAGTGCATTGTGCTTGACACTACCGACCGATCGTTCCTGCAAACAAGAGAGTAAATCGAGTTTTTTTACATTTAGTAGTTAAGGCGTTAGCTCGTAGAGGATGGTGCGCTGGGACTATCTTCTGATCTCTCCTTCATAAATGGGCAAATTAACTTCGAAGGCAATTGAGCATGATAATATTGTCCCTGAACTTGTAAGACTAGAAGATCTTCCATAAACCAATCTCGGAAATAATTCGAATGCGTATTCGGAGAAACGTTTGATCGTGTTTGGAACCCCAGTCTAGACAACTGTACACACAAATTTGGCCGTGAAGAGCCTACCCCACCTGCAAATATTTAGCAAGAGACTAGCCTTTAGAGTTGCTTTCTACTCGCAAAATTCTAATGCCTGAGTTGCATATCCTACTAAATAGCAGATTTCAGCTCCGTCTGGTCTTAAGAAATAAGTTAAATCTCCATGTCAATGAGTCCTCGACACTGTGGATGGGGAGTATCGACTTCCAGATCCACGAGGAGGGTCAGCGCTGTGATTGTGATGAATTGGCGATCGGTGGTGGTTGTGGTGATGCTGGTGAGACGATGGCCGGCTCGATGTGCTCGCCTTGccctccttccttttctcccGAATGGTGTCGATTTGTTCTACTGTCTTCAGCACTTCATCCATCGAGGGCCTCGCTTTAGGATCACCCTCCAGGCATTTGAGGATGAGCTCAGCTGCCTGAGTTGCAGCTTTCAGAGGGTATCGTCCTTCTAGTCTTGAATCCATTATCTTCCTCAGCTTCCTCTTGTCGCGGAGCGACGGCCTCGCCCATTCCACCAGATTCTGCTGGCCGCTGGGGCGGGTATTGTCGAGGGCTTGTAAACCCGTCAACATTTCTAGGAGAACCACCCCAAAACCGTATACATCGCTCTTCACATACAGATGCCCTGTCAAATTAAGCCTCTATCATTCTGACACGCATTTTCTATGATCACATGAAATCTTCGCTAAAGATAAAGAAGCATATGAGAGGGAGATCTTGATGAAGAGTACTGCAATAAGATCATTTCGCAAAACACATGCCAAGTAATCTCGTCAATCTTCTAAAGAACGCAGTTGTCATCAACTCAACATCGCCCGCCAAGAAGAAAGATAGGATCTCTGTCTTACCGGTGGCGATGTACTCGGGCGCGGCATATCCATATGTTCCAATCACTCGTGTGGTCACATGAGAGTTCCCACCTGCCGGTCCCAGCTTCGCTAGCCCGAAATCTGAGAGCTTGGCATTGAAGTCCTGGTGCCAATTTCGCGAACGAGAGAAAGTGAACAAAGTATCTCAATTAACCCACAAGAATGGTGGTTATATATCCACGTATCATCCAATAGTTGCAAACATACATCAAGTTAATCCCATTCGCATGGACCACATGATCTAAAGACTTTTCTGCAAAAATCTGAAGTGTCTGGTGCATCCAATATACTAACGTGACACCAACCGAAACCGATATACTTTAAAATGAATTTGAGCTTTGTCTCTTTTACTAGGTGACATGGGCGACAATTATATGGGTATTCTTAAAAGTAAATTCTTGAAAGCCAGAAAACCAAACGAAAGTAATCAAGTCGATAGAGAAATTTACCGCATCCAATAATATATTGGAAGATTTAAAATCCCGGTAGATCACGTTCTTCTCGGATGTATGCAAGAAATCAACCCCACGGGCAGCTCCGATTGCTATTTTAAGCCTCACGTCCCACGGAAGTGGTTCAGCTCCCCCTGCATTACCGAAGGTTCCTTCGGtgaaaaatttcctttctttttatttgttgttttcctacgttttttttttttttttttttaactttgctGTATGGttcgagggaaaaaaaataagatattaATAAGCGTAGCGACAAAAGTTATGAGGATGATCTTACTTCTGAACAGGTGATTTTCTAGGCTTCCCCTCTGCATGTACTCGTACACGAGGAGGTACTGATTGTCTTCCCAGCAATACCCCAGTAATCTCACCAAATTCGGATGAGAAAATTTCCCCAAGAACTTGACTTCCGACTGTGGAAagataacaaaaatataatttattgttAACCAACGCACATAAAATTGTGTCGATAATTAGTTTCGCCATCCTCTGCACGAACTAGTGTGAGTTCAATTAATTATGTGCAGCGATTTGTGCTTTTTACTATACAAGAAAGGTATGTCTTTACAAGCCTAAATCATAGGGAAAATTTCAGAGTATAGTCTATAATGAGaccgttttctcaaaaaatgattCATAATAAATCTTGTGTCAAATAAGCTCTTGAAAGTCTCAACTTAATTTCAGATAAGACCCGAGCTTACAAGTTGGCTAGATCTTTGTCAAAGGGCGAGCCCATGCATCTAATATGCATCTCTCTTGCAATACATGAGCACATTGGTATTGAAAATTTGGCCAACCAGTGAATTGGGGTCTAACCAAGCTGGCCATCTTAAGGttttatttgagataaaatCCATCTCATTTCagttttttgtttgaaaacttCCCACAAATCATATTAAACTGTGCATGAAATAGTGTGGTTTGTTTCAAAAGCACAGGGTAAATAAGCAGGAGGTTGGTCAGTAGGCAACAAAGCACAGGTAATTATCAATCCTTACTCTAGTCAATATGAACTCTCGAGTCCGCGAGTCGGGTTTTCGGGCGCCCACCGAAGttgaaataatttataattaaaatattctttGGTCAAGAATCGGACACGAAGAAAAAGAACTTTACaattatagaaaaagaaatcactCATTTCGATATGACCTTTTCAATacggaaaaaaggaaaaatctttaGTATGCTCTCTCCCCTCTTGCTGAAGGGGGAGTCGAGCGAGAAGTATTGTCACGTATGGATCGAGCGGGAGAGGATGGAATTTTTGTATGAATGTTAAGTACGCACCTGCCATTCGCGCAAGCCCTGATCGCTGTCGGGATTGGACTTCTTGACGGCCACCGGGATGCTGTTGCCGACCTTGGTCGGGGCGAGCGTCCTCTCGTTCACCCAGCCCTTGAACACCTGCCCGAACCCGCCCTTCCCGACTATCGTGTCCGGCCCGAAGTTCCGGGTCGCGCTCTTCAGCTCCGCCAGCGTGTACATTCTCAGGCTGGGCGTTATCACCTCCCGGCTTTCGCCGTGGGCGGAGGTTCCTccgctccgccgccgccaccgttcGCCGCCAGCGGCTTCCCGTTCTCGCTCCCCGCCGACGCACCatctacacacacacacacacaaaaaaagaagaagacggaaATGAAAAACATGATACGCGAACTCAGCTCATATCCACCAGAAAGTAGTGACAATCATCGAaccaagaaggaggaggaagaagaagaaacctgGGCTGCAAGGTTTGGTGGAGTTGGGGCTATGGTGGTTATCCACCGAAGCCGATCCTTTTCCCCAGCAGTTCCCCATGATCAACAACAACAGCACCAACGATCAACAAAACGACgccaaactctctctctctctctctctctctcgggcgTCTGTTTGGGTATGAAGCTAATGGATCTCCCTTTCTTATTTGGAGGGAAGCAAGATTGGCTGCTGGAGGCTGGTAAGgttcgaggaagaagagaagaaggtgCGCAGAAGCgaaaggaaaagaggagaaacAAAACCCGCTCAGTGAAACCGACCACACACAAgctccttccttcctctttgaCTTTTCCGCTTCCGTCTCTTAGAGGAGTGATGGCGCTGCTGCCGCTAATGAGTCATGACCCCCCCGCTCAACTCGTTTTAtactctttccctttctttacttctccttttctctcctctctttttggCTTTGCCCCGCAATTTGTTTAGTTCGGGAataaacgaaaaagaaaaatcagacgagagagagagagagagagagagagagatgggaatAATTTTGATGGTGTGGACGAAGGGACAAAGGCCAAAAAGTTGTGGGGTTGTTGGGAAATAAGTCAATGCCCGCTCAATCGGGGCTAAAATCATCAATATTTTAGGGCCCTCCTGCAATCACACTGACTTGGTCCGGTTCGTAACACTCTAATCCGAATCTCTTGAGCATCCTACTAATCTCTTCTCAATTACATCAATTCCTTTAATCTCGATAGAACTGGGTGAGTATTTGAGGGGAAGATTCTCGAAGGCAAAGACCGACTCGATCTTTTATTGGGTTGAGGGGCAAGGTGAGGTGACGGAGGCGAGATGAGATACGTACTTCCACTTTTTGTCGTAAAAACAAGGGTTGTATGAGAAAACTTCACTGGGCAAAATAAAGTTTGGATGGTAAACACATCTATGCTTAGACATCGAAAGATTATGTTGAAATATTCATGTTTGATGAGATGATTATGTTGAAAAATCATATAGTGTTTCTCAAATTTCCACAATTTTGTCTTTGGAACTACAAATTACAATGAAATAATTTCCTCATTGAATCTAAATACGCCACGTATATTAATCAGAATTTGACCCTTTCTTTCGAAGAATAGTTCACAAACTGGAGTTGACCTCCTCCGTCTTGAAGCTGAATTTGTAAAGCTCGAGTCAATTTTCACCTTAGCGCTTGCTTGGTGACGGTATTTTGATCAGTCGTTCGTATAGTTGGGACAACCCCCGCATGTACTTTGCTGTCGAGACGCATGCACAGAACAGGAACCAGACAAAAGGGCCATCGAGACTTGGTCATACTTATTAGGTCCGTTAACATGAtggtaataataataataataaaaatcattaaccATTTCCGAAGTTGAAACTTTCCAAGTCCTAGTCCTAGGATGCACCAAAGCGGTGCAGCATGGTATTCATTGCTGTCTTACTAATCATATGATCGGTTTCCTGTCGGCTTTGTCATCACTGGAGGGAAAGGAGTTGTAGCTTTTTTCAATATGAGAACATGCAACGTTTTCACACACGGTAGTGCAGGGTATGCACAAAATCTCAGGTATCGAATCATGTGTCGAGAGGGTGAACTTTTCACATGACATAATGGCCATGATACGATCTAGAAATTGAGATCATTTGCAGAGCTCGAGCAGTCATAAGATCTTACAAGACGTATGTTGCATATCTCGAGGACATGTTTTTTCTAGAGCGATCATTTAGGGGGTGCCTAAATCATAGCTTGTCCGTGTAAGCTCGCTTGACTATCACGATCCGTCTCGAGCTTTTTTTCACACGTAAACAAAGCGACGTCACGATGCGACCCCTCATTGGGGGGTTCTTTTTTCTTCGTATTGAATCATCGGCTGAGGTCGTATTGAAACTTCGAAGAGGGGTCAAGAGCACCGACCTCGATTCTTTCGTTTCGCGATCCCACCGAGCTCGACGAGATAAGATCGAtgggggaggggggaggggggaggaCGAAGCAAAAGTCAATGTTGACATGACTGGCCTTTCGGAAAAAATGGTGCACGAGGGGGGCCCCGTTAATTCATCGTGTATCAGAGCGCGAGGAACGTGCCCTGCTTTGCCTACTCGGGTTCGACGAcccggtctctctctctctctctctctctctctctcggcgtCTCCATGGGGCTTTGTCAAAGTTCCTTTTCGGTAGATTTAAACTCaaattggaaaaggaaaaagtatcTCTTCTTTGGGAAAACtagactgaccaaaaaaaaaaaaacaagaagaagtcAGCGGCAATTGGAAGAGGAGCTCCCTTTTAGACGAAATCACTTTCACCTTGGAGTGTTTGAAATTTGTCTATGTTGCTCCAATCAGAAACCTAGTAGAAGAAATTCATCCAATCGAAGATAGAGCGACACATGAGCCACTGATGATTTATCACGAGGGTTTCGATGATTGTTGACTAATAGCAATAGCCAGGAGGGGGATTTGACCAGGTGTCCATTTGTGTCGGGAAGAATTATGGCATATATAAGTCGATTAATAAGTCGGTAGATTACAACAAACAAATATCTGCGATGCTTTCATGGAAAAAATTAAgcatttcaatatatatatataaatcaataaGTCATCTGTGTTccatttaatataaataatttcataGTACGTTATTCACATCGATTTTGATTCGCACGTTATCTGATTCTACATATGGAATTTGAATAACTATTTAGTTGGATCCAAGGCGAATGTTTGGTCTTTTTGAACCGTATTGATATGCCAATAGATGGAACTTGGAGACTTCAGTTTTCTACGAGGACAGTCACTCCGCACACTAGCAAGAAAAAACCCATTTATATTCGTTTTCCAGAGAGAAATGTTTGATggccagaacaaaaaaaaaaggaacgtgGAAGACGGGCGGGGAAGGGAACGTGGCGTAGGCGATTCACTCCCCGCTTGTACTTTTCACCTGCCATCTTGGGGAAAACTGGCTTTTGAAAATGGGCTCGACGTCTCGactaaatttaataaaattgtcTCCATCCGGACATTTAATGAACTAGGAAGGTTACGTGATGATCACCAATGATCTGTTTTCTCCCATAGGGAAGGAGAGCCTCTCTGACTCGCCCGCCATGCAATGCATGCCTTAGTTGACACTCCCGCATATATtacaaatttatattaaaaaaaaattgtagattTCAATGTATCTGtcttgaaaattagaatattcCCTAATTAAACATGTCGTTGAGTGCATTTTTGTTGATTAATGATGTGGGAGGTTTGGCAATGAGTGTGTTTTCTCATGCTCATTCTTGTTATTTGGGCAACTAATGACGAGTAAGATTTTGCAATACTTTCCAAAATCTattcttttaattattaatatttataaattaaaaaaaaaaaagggatttggGGCATTATTGACAATGGGCCATATGCTAAGAAAACGGTTTACTGACCACACATTTCAAGCATGGGATTTTGGCAACCAGAGTATAAACCTTCCAAAATCAACTGCCAAGAATGCCCTTTATAATAAACCACAAAAACTAAGGCCattaaaagaataataatatgcAAAATCTAATCATGTAGCGCCATATTAAACACCTATAGGAAACGAAAGCTAACGTAAAAGCAATCTTTCATATCAATTTTACATTTCGTGCCTTGAACCAAGATTAATTTGTAAAATGTCGCacacaatttccaaaagaaaagtgaaaagttaATTGAATTTAAGAACTAAGAAATTATATGAATTTAATTTAAGCTAAGTTACAACTTCAAATGTATGGGATAGTACTTCACAATGACAAATGATGAACCACAACCTAAAAAGTGAGACAAAATATTCTGTAAATTTTAGTTTCTAGAGtgaaatatgagaaaatttgacaaaattaagaaaagataatatttattcaagcaaaattttataatatagGGAATAATATATGTTTTGATACCACATTATATCTCTAATTTCATGTTTCCCGTGTTTAAGTcgttgctttgataccactcaTAAGTTTATAAcaccaaaatttcaaacaaatagCATATATTTTAAAACTGTGTAAACGTCGATAATCATGACTAGAGTAAGTAATTTTTTGTGCTAGTGACAAACTCGAGTGGCAATATTTACACACGGTGAGTTATAGTAGTCATGTATATGATGGTGTTATATTTCATATATTGAAATGTTTTAGTAATAATACAAATTGAGACACAAATCTTGGGAATCCTAATTTGACAAATCTCAAGCAGGCCTTCGTTTCCTCTTGGTATTTAGTGTTGTGCTAAATGTAGATTATGtttattatttcctttattgGTTCTAGTTTTTgtgattttacaatttaaatgtcatttttggCAATTGATTATGAACGCTTTAAATTCTTTTTGCCATTATCCCATAATTGGGATGTATGGTCAGCATGCCCCCGTCCCCCGTCACTTTCCAAGAAGTGACGGGACCGGCCTCTTAGCTTTATTCATTGACAATCGTTAAGTTAGAAGATGTCATGCTCATGCAGAAGATTTCCAATGAAGACAAAACCTTTCGGCCTTGCGTGATCGTTAGGGCAAGGTCTTTGGGAATTGAGAAGACCAACAAacgaaattataaattaaattagttgTGCCTAATTACTTTGGATCCTAGCcacttctcatttttatttatttgttggtAGAAATACAGATCGGTCCTAATATTTATAAACGACCGGTAGGCAAATTGCTTGCACTAATCCTTTTTAAATGGGAAAAGGAAATTGATTGAAGAAATCTTGCACATTGCTGAAAGCTTCTCCAATCGCTAAGAATCCTCAACGATCGCaactatttttgcggaagaTTTGCTAATTTCAGTCGGTGCAAGAgcagtttgatgttcctaaatATTGAATAACTTAGGACTAAATCACTATCAAGTTTTAAAGAGAGTCTTAATATTGTAGTATAAATCTGGCTAATCAATCatataggttccaagttcttaTCGTTGTTGGTAAACAGAGTTACTACCTCTGATTAACGTAATAATTAGTTTGATTGttggtattttataattatAGAAGTTCAAAAGGAATCAAAATTATCGACGTCTTAATTTTGAGTATTGAAAAAGGCAAAAGGCATGGCCTTTTGACTCAACCAAGGGAAACCTTGTATATAAAACTATGTTTTTCAATTGCAAAAGCTCATCATGTCACCACTATCAGAGCATGACGTCATTCTCGGCAAGAACCACTGAAGCCCGAGCTATATACAATTACAAAGTTAATATTAGGGACGGTTTTtcatcatgtttttttttttttttttttttttttttttttttttggcccttcGTGTCTCTGTAATGGCGTCGCTCACTTTTAGGGCGAAACCATGTGATAAGGTTAGGAGAATCGTCTGCTTTGCCAAACTGTCCCTTTGTTTACTTCTCATTTGTCCACACAGAGCTACACAAAGCATAGGTCTAATTCCCTAAAGAACAGCTACAACTGTCAGGTTGAAAATCCTCAACTTTTCTGTTCCCTTAGCATTTTTGTGTCtaaagaaaaaatcatcaacttatTTTCACTCTAATCCTAAAATCTATTCCACGTCCAAAAATCACTACTGCTTTCTTCGAAATTATTAACATCGGGATAAACTCTACCGTGTCAAATCCTTCATGGATTAAGTTCAATGAATCACTTGATATCTTTGAATCTGCCGAATCATCTTACCATTGTGATTTCTCGTGTGTGTACTTTATTGGCGGGAGAAAGTGAGACCAAATCATATAATAAGATTCTACTCACAGCAAATAACGACAGGATAATGACTGATTAGCTCATCCATGATGATAATGTCCGCAAATAACCAGTCAAGTCAATGTTCCATATCCTCCCAAAGATCCGGTGGAAGattagaaaattgggaaatagAAAGCcgccacacacacacacacacacacacatatatatatatattagaaggGACCAACCATGATTTGTGGACTAGATCAAAAACGGGTGGAAGAAATAAAGTAGAAAGTCTCTATTAAGATGTTTGAAAAATTATCAGTAGAGAGATGGAGAAATTGAGACTTGAGAGGCTCCATATGCATCGATCGCGCTGATCAGGTCGCTTGAGAAATATAAGATTTTGGAAGTCTGCGAGCGGGGAGAGTGGTGCGAACCTTCTTGAGACACGAAGACAATTGTTTTTCAAGTCTTCCTGGCGACAGCTAAGTTCCCACATGAAAGTCAATGCGCGACctgttctttgtttttctcgtttttcttAAGTTCTTTGGATGGCTTTTAGACGTGGGAACGAAAATCTCGTACTATCTTTTAAGTTGTGTCTTCGAAGGAGGATGTCCGTTTTGACTTCTGATTCGGATTTTCTCTGAAGAGGCTTGTTGATAGGAATTTGGGAAGACACACTCAAAAATTCGATTCAGTTTCAATTGAGTCTTGCTCTAACCTCTCTAGGTGTTATTACTTCCTTGATAGCTCAACACATGTACTCAATACCTGCTCATGCCTTCAGTTGCTGTTTTTAGCATGAAAATTCACCGTTGCcttttttaaggaattattgCAAAAGTAGGAAGTTTACTCTGATACTTCGTTCTTGTAAAGTAGGATGCCAAGGTGGGGCTTCTTTGAACTTTGTGGTCCTAATGCTCAATAATCAAAAATCTTAGATAACATTAAGGCTGTGTTTGGTAGTTTAGATAAAACTCGGGATGGGATTCAGCATTTGGATTTGGAGACTTGGAGTACCAAAAATTCTGAACACGACCACATATAGCTTGGATTTCAAAAACCCCATATAGGAGGTGAGATGGACCGGTCTCACCCTCTTCCCATCGccactctctcttcttcttcgaactATTCTTCCTCTGTTCCATTCCTAAAGTTTCAGAATTGGTGAGAGACTCTAAGGTCCCATTTGGTTTGGATTTGGGCAAATGTCCTTAAAAAAATGCACATACCTTTAAGTTAAAGGGGTTTTTTGAAATGTAAATAGcgtttgataaattataattttaaagtgCATTATAAAACAACTTTAACTTAAATGTTGTTTGGTAAAATGTAGACTTTTgctaacttaaaaaaaaaaatttaatatttttttatttagccaCAAGTGGAGAAATCTGGCCACCGGACAACCTCGGGCGACACCTGGGGTTCGCAACTCAGGTGGTGATTGCTGAGGTCAGGCGACCCCTCAAGCGGCGGTCGCTGGCGTGGGCGACCCTTTACCTA
The window above is part of the Eucalyptus grandis isolate ANBG69807.140 chromosome 6, ASM1654582v1, whole genome shotgun sequence genome. Proteins encoded here:
- the LOC104452131 gene encoding probable serine/threonine-protein kinase PIX13 isoform X1, encoding MYTLAELKSATRNFGPDTIVGKGGFGQVFKGWVNERTLAPTKVGNSIPVAVKKSNPDSDQGLREWQSEVKFLGKFSHPNLVRLLGYCWEDNQYLLVYEYMQRGSLENHLFRRTFGNAGGAEPLPWDVRLKIAIGAARGVDFLHTSEKNVIYRDFKSSNILLDADFNAKLSDFGLAKLGPAGGNSHVTTRVIGTYGYAAPEYIATGHLYVKSDVYGFGVVLLEMLTGLQALDNTRPSGQQNLVEWARPSLRDKRKLRKIMDSRLEGRYPLKAATQAAELILKCLEGDPKARPSMDEVLKTVEQIDTIREKRKEGKASTSSRPSSHQHHHNHHRSPIHHNHSADPPRGSGSRYSPSTVSRTH
- the LOC104452131 gene encoding probable serine/threonine-protein kinase PIX13 isoform X2; the encoded protein is MYTLAELKSATRNFGPDTIVGKGGFGQVFKGWVNERTLAPTKVGNSIPVAVKKSNPDSDQGLREWQSEVKFLGKFSHPNLVRLLGYCWEDNQYLLVYEYMQRGSLENHLFRRGAEPLPWDVRLKIAIGAARGVDFLHTSEKNVIYRDFKSSNILLDADFNAKLSDFGLAKLGPAGGNSHVTTRVIGTYGYAAPEYIATGHLYVKSDVYGFGVVLLEMLTGLQALDNTRPSGQQNLVEWARPSLRDKRKLRKIMDSRLEGRYPLKAATQAAELILKCLEGDPKARPSMDEVLKTVEQIDTIREKRKEGKASTSSRPSSHQHHHNHHRSPIHHNHSADPPRGSGSRYSPSTVSRTH